Proteins encoded together in one Olsenella timonensis window:
- a CDS encoding phosphatase PAP2 family protein: MTRRQELAQGAREVARGSLGLLRENPLVVVLLGAALLFVWLLGEVAEGEILRLDTLAYQLFVEHLRSDALTPVMEAFTSLASVVVLAVMAAVIAALAPGKAPGWCVAVNLVCVVALNTVLKYLVQRPRPDGFRLISESGYSFPSGHSMVAMAFFGLLIWMVWRYHRRDVMRVVWCVAFGLVIVMVGVSRIYLGVHYASDVLAGFCVSLVWLVFYTRVVAPTFVAVDAPRGDDA, encoded by the coding sequence ATGACCCGCCGCCAGGAGCTTGCCCAGGGGGCCCGCGAGGTCGCGCGCGGCTCCCTGGGCCTTCTCAGGGAGAACCCGCTGGTCGTCGTCCTTCTCGGCGCCGCGCTGCTGTTCGTGTGGCTGCTGGGAGAGGTCGCCGAGGGCGAGATACTGCGACTCGACACCCTTGCCTACCAGCTCTTCGTCGAGCACCTGCGCTCCGACGCGCTCACTCCGGTCATGGAGGCGTTCACGTCTCTGGCGTCGGTGGTCGTGCTCGCCGTGATGGCCGCCGTGATCGCCGCCCTCGCGCCGGGCAAGGCGCCGGGCTGGTGCGTGGCGGTGAACCTGGTGTGCGTGGTGGCGCTCAACACGGTGCTCAAGTACCTGGTGCAGCGCCCGCGCCCAGACGGGTTCCGCCTCATATCCGAGTCCGGCTACAGCTTCCCCTCCGGTCACTCGATGGTGGCGATGGCGTTCTTCGGCCTGCTCATCTGGATGGTCTGGCGCTACCACCGCCGCGACGTCATGCGCGTGGTGTGGTGCGTCGCGTTTGGCCTCGTGATCGTGATGGTGGGCGTGAGCCGCATCTATCTGGGCGTCCACTACGCCTCGGACGTGCTGGCGGGCTTCTGCGTGTCGCTCGTGTGGCTGGTCTTCTACACGCGCGTGGTGGCGCCGACCTTCGTCGCGGTGGACGCGCCCCGCGGGGACGACGCCTGA
- the trxA gene encoding thioredoxin, with the protein MAKAITSAEFDSVIAGADKPVLVDFWASWCGPCRALGPVIDQISQEMADRLTVYKANVDEEAELATRFGIVSIPTLILIKDGRPVHTMVGNMPKPALVSELEAHL; encoded by the coding sequence ATGGCCAAGGCAATCACCAGCGCCGAGTTCGACTCCGTCATCGCCGGTGCGGACAAGCCCGTCCTCGTTGACTTCTGGGCGTCGTGGTGCGGCCCGTGCCGCGCGCTCGGCCCCGTCATCGACCAGATCTCCCAGGAGATGGCCGACCGTCTCACGGTCTACAAGGCCAACGTCGACGAGGAGGCGGAGCTCGCCACCCGCTTTGGCATCGTCTCCATCCCCACGCTGATCCTCATCAAGGACGGCAGGCCCGTCCACACCATGGTCGGCAACATGCCCAAGCCCGCGCTCGTGAGCGAGCTCGAGGCGCACCTCTAG
- the pgi gene encoding glucose-6-phosphate isomerase, whose product MSDFAAPVDATTTPAWAALKAHHDELVSSGFSLKEAFAADAGRVERLSFDMDDLRFDLSKNLVDERTLSLLCDLAREVGLEQRRDAMFSGEHINTTEDRAVLHTALRRPAEDAGRLVVDGQDCVADVREVLDRMYAFAERVRSGEWKGVTGKRIEHVMSIGIGGSDLGPVMVYEALKPYADAGIDCRYVSNIDPNDMAEKVKGLDPETTLVIIVSKTFTTLETLTNAREAKAWLLETLRAQGAIDGSAEQDAEAIRAHFVAVSTALDLVADFGIDPENAFGFWSWVGGRYSVDSAVGLSLIIALGPERFECFLRGFHDLDRYFCETPLEQNVVALLGLLNVWYVNFWGAESHAVLPYNQYLHRFPAYLQQLTMESNGKSVRWDGSPVTSATGEIFWGEPGTNGQHAFYQLIHQGTRMIPADFIAFVNTPNPAKDGEQDVHELFLGNFLAQTKALAFGKTADEVRAEGTAEWMVPARCFTGNRPTTSIFGIDLTPHALGELIALYEHITFVEGTVWGLDSYDQWGVELGKQLAKQITPAFHDDAALAEQDASTQALIAYYRAHRK is encoded by the coding sequence ATGTCCGATTTCGCTGCACCCGTCGACGCCACGACCACGCCCGCCTGGGCCGCGCTCAAGGCGCACCATGACGAGCTCGTGAGCTCGGGCTTCTCGCTCAAGGAGGCCTTCGCCGCAGACGCCGGCCGCGTCGAGCGCCTCTCCTTCGACATGGACGACCTCCGCTTCGACCTCTCCAAGAACCTCGTCGACGAGAGGACCCTCTCGCTGCTGTGCGACCTCGCGCGCGAGGTGGGCCTGGAGCAGCGCCGCGACGCGATGTTCTCCGGAGAGCACATCAACACCACCGAGGACCGCGCCGTCCTGCACACGGCCCTGCGCCGCCCCGCCGAGGACGCCGGCAGGCTCGTCGTGGACGGGCAGGACTGCGTGGCCGACGTCCGCGAGGTGCTGGACCGCATGTACGCCTTCGCCGAGCGCGTGCGCTCCGGCGAGTGGAAGGGCGTCACGGGCAAGCGCATCGAGCACGTCATGTCCATCGGCATCGGCGGCTCCGACCTCGGCCCCGTCATGGTCTACGAGGCCCTCAAGCCCTACGCCGACGCCGGGATCGACTGCCGCTACGTCTCCAACATCGACCCCAACGACATGGCCGAGAAGGTCAAGGGCCTGGATCCCGAGACCACGCTCGTGATCATCGTCTCCAAGACCTTCACCACGCTCGAGACCCTCACCAACGCGCGCGAGGCCAAGGCGTGGCTGCTCGAGACCCTGCGCGCCCAGGGCGCGATCGACGGGTCCGCTGAGCAGGACGCCGAGGCCATCCGGGCGCACTTCGTCGCCGTCTCCACGGCGCTCGACCTGGTGGCCGACTTCGGCATCGACCCCGAGAACGCCTTCGGCTTCTGGAGCTGGGTCGGCGGCCGCTACTCCGTCGACTCCGCCGTGGGCCTGTCGCTGATCATCGCCCTCGGTCCGGAGCGCTTCGAGTGCTTCCTGCGCGGCTTCCACGACCTCGACCGCTACTTCTGCGAGACCCCGCTCGAGCAGAACGTGGTGGCGCTTCTCGGCCTGCTCAACGTCTGGTACGTGAACTTCTGGGGCGCCGAGAGCCACGCCGTGCTGCCGTACAACCAGTACCTGCACCGCTTCCCGGCCTACCTCCAGCAGCTCACGATGGAGTCCAACGGCAAGAGCGTGCGCTGGGACGGCAGCCCCGTGACCTCCGCCACCGGCGAGATCTTCTGGGGCGAGCCGGGCACCAACGGGCAGCACGCGTTCTATCAGCTCATCCACCAGGGCACCCGCATGATCCCGGCGGACTTCATCGCCTTCGTGAACACGCCCAACCCCGCCAAGGACGGCGAGCAGGACGTCCACGAGCTCTTCCTCGGCAACTTCCTCGCGCAGACCAAGGCCCTCGCCTTCGGCAAGACGGCCGACGAGGTGCGCGCCGAGGGCACGGCGGAGTGGATGGTCCCGGCCCGCTGCTTCACCGGCAACCGTCCCACCACGTCGATCTTTGGCATCGACCTCACGCCGCATGCGCTCGGCGAGCTCATCGCGCTCTACGAGCACATCACCTTCGTCGAGGGCACGGTCTGGGGGCTCGACAGCTACGACCAGTGGGGCGTCGAGCTGGGCAAGCAGCTCGCCAAGCAGATCACGCCCGCCTTCCACGACGACGCGGCGCTCGCCGAGCAGGACGCGTCCACCCAGGCGCTCATCGCCTACTACCGCGCGCACCGCAAGTAG
- a CDS encoding helix-turn-helix transcriptional regulator: MSFRDNLQHLRATRNMTQEQLAMLLGVSRQSVTKWEAEKSYPEMDKLLKLCQIFECSLDDLVQGDLTGREPAPGAAAVPAGPPTDVCGYDEHQRMMAWKVPTGVAAILVGIAIGLFFEGAADLAPVGARDGLFVVIILAGILGGLAFLVPAGMEHAAFQRAHPYVEDFYTDDDRAAARKSFSVGLVGGIALIFVGIGFLIVLGEDQALENVALFFLMFFIALGVWNIVHYGMLLGRTNVAEYNRSVGEELEVEEIVRAQLDDARREALLEAKRRDEKIGAVCAVIMILATIVGLGLLFAPVLASPDPSAFDPIGTSAMWFWVAWPVGGMLCGIVALLMRAFGRGE; encoded by the coding sequence ATGAGCTTTCGCGACAACCTCCAGCACCTCCGCGCCACGCGCAACATGACCCAGGAGCAGCTTGCCATGCTGCTCGGCGTCTCCCGCCAGTCCGTGACCAAGTGGGAGGCCGAGAAGAGCTACCCCGAGATGGACAAGCTCCTCAAGCTCTGCCAGATCTTCGAGTGCTCGCTCGACGACCTCGTCCAGGGCGACCTCACCGGCCGCGAGCCGGCGCCCGGAGCCGCCGCCGTTCCCGCCGGGCCGCCCACCGACGTCTGCGGCTACGACGAGCACCAGCGCATGATGGCCTGGAAGGTGCCGACGGGCGTCGCGGCCATCCTCGTGGGCATCGCGATAGGCCTCTTCTTCGAGGGTGCGGCCGACCTCGCGCCGGTGGGCGCGCGCGACGGCCTCTTCGTCGTCATCATCCTGGCGGGCATCCTCGGGGGCCTGGCGTTTCTCGTCCCGGCCGGCATGGAGCACGCCGCGTTCCAGCGGGCGCATCCCTACGTGGAGGACTTCTACACCGACGACGACCGCGCCGCCGCGCGCAAGTCCTTCTCGGTCGGCCTCGTCGGGGGCATCGCGCTCATCTTCGTGGGCATCGGCTTTCTGATCGTGCTCGGCGAGGACCAGGCGCTCGAGAACGTCGCCCTGTTCTTCCTGATGTTCTTCATCGCGCTGGGGGTGTGGAACATCGTCCACTACGGGATGCTGCTCGGGCGCACCAACGTGGCCGAGTACAACCGCTCCGTGGGCGAGGAGCTCGAGGTGGAGGAGATCGTGAGGGCGCAGCTGGACGACGCCCGGCGTGAGGCGCTGCTCGAGGCCAAGAGGCGGGACGAGAAGATTGGCGCCGTGTGCGCGGTCATCATGATCCTGGCCACGATCGTGGGGCTCGGCCTGCTGTTCGCGCCCGTGCTCGCCTCGCCCGACCCGAGCGCGTTCGACCCGATCGGGACCTCGGCCATGTGGTTCTGGGTGGCCTGGCCCGTGGGCGGGATGCTCTGCGGGATCGTGGCCCTGCTGATGAGGGCGTTCGGAAGGGGGGAGTGA
- a CDS encoding DUF362 domain-containing protein, giving the protein MDTAKVYYTNLRTYAKESQLDKLRRLILRAGIDQIDFENKFVAIKIHFGELGNLSFLRPNYARVVADVVKELGGKPFLTDCNTLYVGSRKNALEHIDCAYQNGFTPYATGCQVIIADGLKGTDETLVPVKNGEYVREAKIGHALMDADIVISLTHFKGHEQAGFGGCMKNLGMGGGSRAGKMEQHSSGKPGVDHERCVGCRACERICAHGAISFGATRERELPSGKVVTVPVATIDHDRCVGCGRCIGACNQDAVKPGSDSAVDELNCKIAEYTQAVVQDRPSFHISLAIDVSPNCDCHAENDTPIVPDLGMFASFDPVAIDQACIDMALAAPTLPNSELTDMRARLEAEGGIPERCQHDHFNLTHPDTNWRSMIEHGEKIGLGTSRYELIEVK; this is encoded by the coding sequence ATGGACACCGCCAAGGTCTACTACACCAACCTGCGCACGTACGCCAAGGAGAGCCAGCTCGACAAGCTCAGGCGGCTCATCCTCCGTGCCGGAATCGACCAAATTGACTTCGAGAACAAGTTCGTTGCCATCAAGATCCACTTCGGCGAGCTCGGCAACCTGAGCTTCCTGCGCCCCAACTACGCCCGGGTCGTGGCCGACGTGGTCAAGGAGCTGGGCGGCAAGCCCTTCCTCACGGACTGCAACACGCTCTACGTGGGCAGCCGCAAGAACGCGCTCGAGCACATCGACTGCGCCTACCAGAACGGCTTCACGCCCTACGCCACCGGCTGCCAGGTGATCATCGCCGACGGCCTCAAGGGCACGGACGAGACCCTCGTGCCCGTGAAGAACGGCGAGTACGTGAGGGAGGCCAAGATCGGCCACGCCCTCATGGACGCGGACATTGTGATCAGCCTCACGCACTTCAAGGGCCACGAGCAGGCCGGCTTTGGCGGCTGCATGAAGAACCTCGGCATGGGCGGCGGCAGCCGCGCGGGCAAGATGGAGCAGCACTCATCCGGCAAGCCGGGCGTGGACCACGAGAGGTGCGTCGGCTGCCGCGCGTGCGAGCGCATCTGCGCGCACGGGGCCATCTCCTTCGGCGCCACGCGCGAGCGTGAGCTGCCGAGCGGCAAGGTCGTCACCGTGCCCGTGGCCACGATCGACCACGACCGCTGCGTGGGCTGCGGGCGCTGCATCGGCGCCTGCAACCAGGACGCCGTCAAGCCGGGCTCCGACTCCGCGGTCGACGAGCTCAACTGCAAGATCGCCGAGTACACGCAGGCCGTGGTGCAGGACCGCCCGAGCTTCCACATCTCGCTGGCCATCGACGTCTCGCCCAACTGCGACTGCCACGCCGAGAACGACACGCCGATCGTGCCGGACCTCGGCATGTTCGCGAGCTTTGACCCCGTGGCGATCGACCAGGCGTGCATCGACATGGCGCTCGCCGCGCCGACGCTGCCCAACTCCGAGCTCACGGACATGCGCGCCAGGCTGGAGGCCGAGGGCGGCATCCCCGAGCGCTGCCAGCACGACCACTTCAACCTCACGCACCCGGACACCAACTGGCGCTCCATGATCGAGCACGGCGAGAAGATCGGTCTGGGCACGAGCCGCTACGAGTTGATCGAGGTGAAGTAG
- a CDS encoding ribokinase — protein MPKVIVFGSMNMDLSIDAPRVPDAGETLAGSGFITAAGGKGANQAVAAARLGADVRMIAAVGEDGFGETLVRGLAGAGADVSLVRRLPGASTGVAVILRTAGENRIVLHAGANHALGAEDIASDLRRIGEKNDILVTQGECAPAATEAALRAARELGLYTIYNPAPARPAPDDLWPCVDLVCLNETECQLMCGILPSDAGTCRAAADRLRALGAGAVVITLGAAGSFGVGPDGAELRIAAMPATVVDTTGAGDTFIGALAAGRARGLSLGDSMSWGAAAAAVAVSRLGAQPSIPTAAEVEAPR, from the coding sequence ATGCCAAAGGTGATCGTCTTCGGCAGCATGAACATGGACCTGTCCATCGACGCGCCGCGCGTGCCCGACGCCGGGGAGACGCTGGCCGGGTCCGGCTTCATCACCGCCGCGGGCGGAAAGGGCGCCAACCAGGCCGTTGCCGCCGCGCGGCTGGGCGCCGACGTCCGCATGATCGCCGCGGTGGGCGAGGACGGCTTTGGCGAGACGCTCGTGCGCGGCCTTGCGGGCGCCGGGGCCGACGTCTCCCTCGTGCGGCGCCTGCCGGGCGCCTCCACCGGCGTGGCCGTGATCCTGCGCACCGCCGGCGAGAACCGCATCGTGCTGCACGCGGGGGCCAACCATGCGCTCGGGGCAGAGGACATAGCCTCCGACCTGCGTCGCATTGGCGAGAAGAACGACATTCTCGTCACCCAGGGGGAGTGCGCGCCCGCGGCCACGGAGGCCGCCCTGCGTGCGGCGCGCGAGCTGGGCCTGTACACCATATACAACCCGGCGCCGGCGCGCCCCGCGCCCGACGACCTCTGGCCGTGCGTGGACCTCGTCTGCCTCAACGAGACCGAGTGCCAGCTCATGTGCGGCATCCTGCCGTCCGACGCCGGGACGTGCCGCGCCGCCGCCGACCGCCTGCGCGCGCTCGGCGCGGGTGCGGTGGTCATAACGCTGGGTGCGGCGGGGTCGTTCGGCGTGGGGCCGGACGGAGCGGAGCTGCGGATTGCGGCGATGCCCGCGACGGTCGTCGACACCACGGGCGCCGGGGACACGTTCATCGGCGCGCTCGCGGCCGGGCGCGCGCGGGGCCTCTCGCTCGGCGACTCCATGAGCTGGGGCGCCGCTGCCGCCGCCGTCGCGGTGAGCCGCCTGGGGGCCCAGCCGTCCATACCGACCGCCGCAGAAGTGGAGGCACCGCGATGA
- a CDS encoding nucleoside hydrolase, whose translation MTTSDARRRLILDLDTGIDDALALAFALGSPEVELIGVTCTFGNVGMRTAVRNTRVLLGLLGHPEVPVFAGADRALAATRPYEPGAAVARIHGRNGLGDQRVSGWCSQAPGDALDFLREAAEKYAGSLLYVPTGPLTNLAHALGGIPGLTEALGRVTFMGGALAVPGNVTPCAEANVANDPAAADAVLRGGLRTRMVGLDVTHQAVLTREDTAAWRELGTPAALLLADATDHYISVYEENNPQLGGCALHDPLAVAAAIDPSLVGCLGANLRVDLEGPTRGRTVCDPDRLRDAEKTCEVALTVDAPRFLHEFRARVLRALS comes from the coding sequence ATGACGACGAGCGACGCGCGCCGGAGGCTGATCCTCGACCTGGACACCGGCATCGACGACGCGCTGGCCCTCGCCTTTGCGCTGGGCAGCCCGGAGGTCGAGCTCATCGGCGTGACCTGTACGTTTGGCAACGTGGGCATGCGCACGGCCGTGCGCAACACCCGCGTCCTGCTCGGGCTCCTGGGGCACCCGGAGGTGCCCGTCTTCGCCGGCGCGGACCGCGCGCTCGCGGCGACGCGCCCCTATGAGCCGGGCGCGGCCGTCGCGCGCATCCATGGCCGCAACGGCCTGGGCGACCAGCGCGTGTCGGGCTGGTGCTCCCAGGCGCCGGGGGACGCCCTGGACTTTCTGCGCGAGGCGGCCGAGAAGTACGCCGGCTCGCTGCTCTACGTGCCCACGGGCCCGCTCACGAACCTGGCGCACGCGCTGGGCGGCATCCCCGGGCTGACCGAGGCGCTCGGCCGCGTCACCTTCATGGGCGGGGCGCTCGCCGTCCCCGGCAACGTGACGCCCTGCGCGGAGGCCAACGTCGCGAACGACCCCGCGGCAGCCGACGCCGTGCTCCGCGGCGGTCTGCGCACGCGCATGGTCGGCCTCGACGTGACGCACCAGGCGGTGCTCACGCGGGAGGACACCGCCGCATGGCGCGAGCTGGGCACGCCGGCGGCGCTCCTCCTCGCCGACGCGACCGACCACTACATCTCCGTCTACGAGGAGAACAACCCGCAGCTGGGAGGGTGTGCCCTGCATGACCCGCTGGCCGTGGCGGCGGCGATCGACCCCTCGCTCGTGGGCTGTCTCGGCGCCAACCTTCGCGTGGACCTCGAGGGCCCCACGCGGGGTCGCACCGTCTGCGACCCCGACCGCCTGCGCGACGCCGAGAAGACCTGCGAGGTCGCGCTCACGGTTGACGCGCCGCGCTTCCTGCACGAGTTCCGCGCTCGGGTGCTCCGCGCGCTGAGCTGA
- a CDS encoding alpha/beta hydrolase family protein — protein MALLRVDFYSHYLERNVVLTVVIPADKMDGDKLAKKRRGPYRTVYLLHGLFGQDVDWIDRTHVVETAEARDIALVMPSGEDGLYLNKPEINEWHGKFISEELVDFTRRLFPLSSKREDTALAGISIGAYTALINGLLRPDRFGSIIILSGAFMRDRVLEAVESRSPRKRKYYERFFGDIDTVLGSDKDYVALIDRFRRDPELIKPRFYAACGLHDSLCQNNRDLVKLLRDADFDVTYWEPDIGAHEWPFWNAWIDCALDWYAPGPMRPSSVDVDYSALTKLRPPEQQ, from the coding sequence ATGGCACTGCTCAGAGTCGACTTCTACTCCCACTACCTTGAGCGCAACGTGGTGCTCACGGTCGTCATCCCCGCCGACAAGATGGACGGCGACAAGCTGGCGAAGAAGCGTCGCGGGCCGTATCGCACGGTCTACCTGCTGCACGGGCTCTTCGGCCAGGACGTGGACTGGATCGACCGCACCCACGTGGTGGAGACGGCCGAGGCGCGCGACATCGCCCTCGTCATGCCGTCCGGGGAGGACGGGCTCTACCTCAACAAGCCTGAGATCAACGAGTGGCACGGCAAGTTCATCAGCGAGGAGCTGGTCGACTTCACGCGGCGCCTCTTCCCGCTGTCCTCCAAGCGCGAGGACACCGCCCTGGCCGGCATCTCGATCGGGGCGTACACGGCCCTGATCAACGGGCTCCTGCGCCCGGACCGCTTTGGCTCGATCATCATCCTCTCGGGCGCCTTCATGCGCGACCGCGTGCTCGAGGCCGTCGAGAGTCGCTCGCCGCGGAAGCGCAAGTACTACGAGCGCTTCTTCGGCGACATCGACACCGTGCTGGGCTCCGACAAGGACTACGTCGCGCTAATCGACCGCTTCCGCAGGGACCCCGAGCTGATCAAGCCGCGCTTCTACGCCGCGTGCGGTCTGCACGACAGCCTCTGCCAGAACAACCGCGACCTCGTGAAGCTGCTGCGGGACGCCGACTTTGACGTGACGTACTGGGAGCCCGACATCGGCGCGCACGAGTGGCCGTTCTGGAACGCGTGGATCGACTGCGCGCTCGACTGGTACGCGCCCGGCCCGATGCGCCCCAGCTCGGTGGACGTGGACTACTCGGCGCTGACCAAGCTGCGCCCTCCCGAGCAACAGTAG
- a CDS encoding alpha/beta hydrolase family protein → MALISVDYFSSSLMRTTTLEVILPVDDQGAAYATDSAMRHAGGTLEAEMRAWEQSPYPPKREPFKTLFLLHGISGNHADWISETRIRNWAESHGIAVVMPSGYNAFYLDQPEVHNYYGRFVGQELVEVARRMFPLSCRREDTFIGGISMGAYGALRNGLKYCETFGSIVALSSAMIINSFDQVISSDGLFFLSRDFLEHTFGDLSHVRDSDKDPARLAADLVYCDRPRPRIFMTCGNQDPLAEANRMLAGRMRDTGLDVTYHEMNGGHDWGFWNAALPEALGWLL, encoded by the coding sequence ATGGCCCTCATCAGCGTTGACTACTTCTCCTCCAGCCTCATGCGCACCACCACGCTCGAGGTCATCCTCCCCGTCGACGACCAGGGGGCGGCCTACGCGACCGACTCCGCGATGCGCCATGCGGGCGGTACGCTCGAGGCCGAGATGCGCGCCTGGGAGCAGAGCCCCTACCCTCCCAAGAGGGAGCCTTTCAAGACGCTGTTCCTGCTGCACGGCATCTCGGGCAACCATGCGGACTGGATCAGCGAGACGCGCATCCGCAACTGGGCCGAGAGCCATGGCATCGCCGTGGTCATGCCGTCCGGCTACAACGCGTTCTACCTGGACCAGCCCGAGGTCCACAACTACTACGGGCGCTTCGTGGGCCAGGAGCTCGTCGAGGTCGCGCGCAGGATGTTCCCGCTCTCGTGCCGCCGCGAGGACACGTTCATCGGCGGCATCTCGATGGGCGCGTACGGGGCGCTCCGCAACGGCCTCAAGTACTGCGAGACGTTCGGCTCGATCGTGGCGCTCTCCTCGGCCATGATCATCAACAGCTTTGACCAGGTCATCTCCTCCGACGGTCTGTTCTTCCTCTCCCGCGACTTCCTCGAGCACACCTTCGGCGACCTCTCCCACGTGCGCGACTCCGACAAGGACCCGGCTCGCCTCGCCGCTGACCTCGTCTACTGTGACCGTCCGAGGCCGCGCATCTTCATGACCTGCGGCAACCAGGACCCGCTCGCCGAAGCTAACCGGATGCTTGCGGGCCGTATGCGCGACACGGGGCTCGACGTCACGTATCATGAGATGAACGGCGGACACGACTGGGGCTTCTGGAACGCCGCGCTGCCCGAGGCGCTCGGCTGGCTTCTGTAG
- the treR gene encoding trehalose operon repressor — MKARYDVIYRDIRESIETGAYPYQAFLPSEAELTAAFACSHNTIRRALGLLREQGYVQPVHGKGVRVIYREPERTTFTVGGIESFREADERTHLGAQTEVVTLEPLVATAQIAFDTGFEEGAELTHVERVRRVGGEGLILDRNLFRTSSVPGITEEIARSSIYDYAERELGVTIATSKRAITVERATARDRELLDLGDIDYLAVITSQTFDAQGVLVECTQSRHRPDHFCFRDTAVRHHV, encoded by the coding sequence ATGAAGGCGCGCTACGACGTCATATATCGCGACATCCGAGAGAGCATCGAGACGGGGGCCTACCCGTACCAGGCCTTTCTTCCCTCAGAGGCGGAGCTCACCGCGGCCTTTGCGTGCTCGCACAACACGATCCGCCGCGCGCTCGGGCTCCTGCGCGAGCAGGGCTACGTGCAGCCGGTCCATGGCAAGGGCGTGCGCGTCATCTACCGCGAGCCCGAGCGGACCACCTTCACCGTGGGTGGCATCGAGTCGTTCCGCGAGGCGGACGAGCGGACCCATCTGGGGGCACAGACCGAGGTCGTGACCCTCGAGCCGCTGGTCGCGACGGCCCAGATCGCCTTTGACACCGGGTTCGAGGAGGGCGCCGAGCTCACGCACGTCGAGCGCGTGCGTCGCGTGGGGGGAGAGGGGCTCATCCTCGACCGCAACCTCTTCCGAACCTCGTCCGTCCCCGGCATCACCGAGGAGATCGCGCGATCCTCGATCTATGACTACGCCGAGCGCGAGCTGGGGGTCACGATCGCCACGAGCAAGCGCGCGATTACCGTCGAGCGCGCAACGGCGCGCGACCGGGAGCTGCTGGACCTCGGCGACATCGACTACCTCGCTGTCATCACGAGCCAGACCTTCGACGCGCAGGGCGTCCTCGTCGAGTGCACCCAGTCGCGCCATCGCCCCGACCACTTCTGCTTCCGCGACACCGCCGTGCGCCACCACGTGTGA